TGGGCAGCCTTGTTCAAGCTCTTTAATCTTACTCGCGCGGCTCCAAACCCAACCACCAAACAAGCAGAATAACAGTGCGGCAATAGGCTGTAAGTATTGCGTCGCAACCATAGCGACAAATCCAAACAGATCACCAAAGTTAAATACGATGTAGATACTAAACAGCGCAATAAGCGCACCGAGTACCCAACTGGTTTTCTTACGACCGGTGTTAAAGCGCTCATCGACAAGGGCAACCGGACACTCCAGCATCGAAATAGATGACGTTAGCGCTGCAATGGTCAATAGCAAGAAAAACACCACTGAGAACACTAAACCAAGCATGCCCAATGACTCAAACATCAGTGGTAATACCGTAAAGACCAAGGTATCTGAGCTCAATAGAGAGCCATCTTCTGCATAAATCTGAACGCCTTTTTGCATCGCGACAAACATCGCCGGCATCACCACAAGGCCTGCAATAAACGCCACTGAGGTATCCACCAAGGTCACATTCATTGCCATTTTCGGCAGGTTCTCTTTTTTCGACAAGTAAGAGCCGTAAATAAGCATCGAACAGCCACCAATCGTCAGCGAGAAGAAGCCTTGTCCCATGGCCGCGAGGATGAGTTTTCTGTCCCACACTTTTTCAAAATCTGGGATCAGATAGTGTTTAAGCCCTTCAACTGCGCCCCGCTGCATCATGATATAGATAAACAGCAATCCAAAAAGGATGAACAGCGATGGCATCAAACGTGTCGACCATTTTTCAATGCCCTTCTTTACCCCGCCTTGAACAATCAACACCGTCAGCAAATAGAAAAGCACTGTACCAAATACATTTCTTTCGACACTAAAACCTTTGAACCAGTCCGCAAGTGACGTCAGACCGGCAATGTCTGCCAGTGCGCCAAACAAGAAGCAAATCAGCCAGCCGCCGACGATGGAATAGAACGCCAATACTGCGCAAGGCACCGCGAGGCCAATCCAACCGACTATGCCACCAACCACCTTGCCGATAGGATGGGAGGTAAGAGACTTCATGCTATCGACAGGGTTGGCTTGCCCATGTCGACCGATGGCCATTTCCACCACTAACATAGGAAACGCCACGACCAATATCATGACTAAATACACCAATAGGAAAGCACCACCACCGTTGCTGGCGGCTTGTGTTGGGAAGCCCCAAATATTACCCAATCCTACGGCTGCACCTGCAGCGGCTAAAATGAAGCCTAAACGAGAACCGAAATGCTCCCTTGGAGCCGTCGCTAAGTTTGAATTATCCACTGTAAAGATTCTTATGTACTAGTTTACTGGTACATTAAGATAAAAATCGATTATAAGCAATCAATTTGGCGCAATAAACTAACGAAGACAAAAAATGCAAACGTAAGTATTAATTTACGAACAATACTTAGAATAGGTTCGACTCGCTGTTTTTTTTGCACGCTATTTGTTCGGTTAACACTGTTACCCGTCTGCTCGGTCAGTTCATGTTGAGCGTAAGCCCCCCTAGTTCGTCATTCCTGCGCAGGCAGGAATCTACTCAAGGCTTGGTGCGGACTTAGAGATTAGATGGTAAAGACTTGATAGTCCTTAAGCTCCGGAATAGTTTTCTGCAACTGCTGCTCTTGCTCTGCGACATCATTTAGCGAGTCACAATAGTCTTCTGCCTGCTGCTTTAACGACTCTGATTGCTCTTTCATGGTGTCCAACATTTTTGCTTTGAGCTCATCCATCTGCTTAGAGAGCTCTGTAAGATTTAACCCACCCTCTTCACTCATCTTTTGTTGTAATGCGGTAAATGCGCTACTAAAGAACTCTTTGTTGAAGACCTCTTTTGCCTTGGCTAAATCTTGCTCCCAATTGTCCATAAAACTGCTAAAGGCTTCCGATTTGAGAACAAAATCACCGTTGTCTTCGTAGCGAGATTGCACATCAGCAAAAAACTCACCGACCGCTTGTTTGACGCTTTGAAACGCCTCAGAGTTATCGAAACTCTCTGCGACGTCATCGATGAGTTCATTGGTCAGCTCAAGACCATTGGCCGCGAGTTCTTTCGCTTGCGGCACGTACTTGTTCATATTCTCTCGATAGCTTTCCAAGGCATCTTGTTGTAGCTGACTCAATTCAATCGCTTTACCGTCAATGAACAGATTGTTGTCTTCATCAATTAGGACTTTAGAGCTGGCTTTAACGATTTCGACTTGCTCGCCATCTAGGTGAACTTCGTTCTTAATGTCCACTGCGCACTGTCCAAAAGCATAAGCATTGCCCGCCACTAATGCACTGCTAAGTACGACACCGCTAAGCAGCGCTGTTGTAGTTGGAAAAAGTTGAGGTAATTTCATAGCACACCCTATTGTTCAGATCGTCTGTACAATTCTCAAAGCGATCCAAAGTCTTTACTGAATCGAGATAATAGCATAGTGCTGCACGGAATCTCTGATGGCCAGACTCACTTCGTCGTCTTCATACTGCCCAAGCAAAGCCTTACCGAGTGGCGAATGTGGTGTCAACACAGTGAGTTCAGCCAACCCAGAGTTCGTTAATACCCTTGCATCCTTTATTGTGACGCCTCCGCCACAGGGCAACATCCAATACCATGCGATTTGCTCATCATCATTCTCGACACAGACTAAAGCTGTTAATCCAACACTGTCTTGTTCAGAAAATTCACGCAACGTCGTACGCTTTAACGTTGCGATGTCGTTCTTTATTTGCTCTAAACGCATCGCCTGACCATGTGCCAAATAGGACGCTTCCAGTGCTAACGTGTCATATTTGTGCTCTGGTACGGTTTCTTCATTGGTCGCAGCATCTACGGTTTGCTCCATGGCAGAGACCAGTGTTGTCACTTTGCTTTCAAGTTCATAAATCACTGCGGTCAGCAGCGCGCGCTTGTCCATATTATTCCTCAAACATTGACAGTTGCCGAGCTTGCTCTAAAGGCTCTAGCATCACGCTCAGCCCCAGCAGTCGAATTTCTCGTCCTTGTTGTCTCTCCAGTACCTCGCGAAGCAGGTCTTTGAAATAGGCGAGATCGAGCTGGTTGTGCACATGTTCAATGGTGGTTAACTTAAAGTCTGCAAACTTTACCTTAATTCCCTGTTTGATGACATTACGTTTCGGCGTCGCTCTTGCGAGGCGAGATTCGAGTTCAGGATACAGCTTGTCTTCAATCACCTGCCAACACTCATCGAAACTGGAGATATTGACGCTAAAGGTTCTCTCGACACCAATCGACTTTCTTTCCCGCTCTACGACAACTTGTCTCTCATCAATGCCATGACTTTTCTTCCATAAAGAAGCGCCCATACGACCAAAACGCACAATCAAGTCTCGGTAGTCACTATTGCGAATATCCAAGCAGGTAAAAAAGCCGGCATTATTGAGCCTATCTAAGCTGACCTTACCGACACCCGGTATTTTGCCCAAATCCAACTCATCGACCACTTGTTGTACTTGATCGGGAGGGATCACAAACTGCCCATTGGGCTTATTCATATCCGAGGCAATCTTTGCCAAAAACTTAAGCGGCGCCACCCCAGCAGAAGCGGTCAGTTGCAGCTCGTTCCTGATATCGGCACGAATACGCTCAGCAATGCGCGTCGCTGAGTTTTGGCAGTGAGGTGAGTCTGTGACATCCAAGTAAGCCTCATCTAGCGACAACGGCTCAATGAGCGAGGTATAACGAGCAAAAATCGCACGAATGTGCTTTGAGGTTTCTTTGTAGACTTCCATTCGCCCAGGGACGAGCAGCAAATTGGGGCACAGCTTTACCGCTTGAGCCGTTGGCATCGCCGAACGAACGCCAAACTTTCTCGCTTCATAATTACAAGTGCTGATCACCCCACGCTGGCGCTCACTGCCACCAACGGCAAGGGGCTTACCTTGATAATGTGGATTGTCGCGCATCTCTACCGCAGCGTAGAAGCAATCCATATCAACGTGGATGAATTTTCGAATAGAGTCAGACACGGCATTGAACTGTTTATTTATACAGTCAAAAGTATACGCCGATTTTGAGTGAGAACCAAACAAAAAGACCAGAGCGTTGCTCTGGTCTTTTTTATTCAGCTATCAGCTGGCTTATTGATTATGCAATGCGATCTTTTTCCCAAGCGGCCAGCTTCTCTGCTCGGGCTTGCTCACGTGCTTCACGCTTTTTACGAGCATCACATGGCTCTGGGCAGTTACAAACTTTATCAATGCTTAGCGCACCGAGACCACCACAGCTGCCTTTGACCACTTTCTTTTGGAAGATGTAACCAACAGACATGGCAACAATCACCGCAAGAAAAACGCCGAAAGTAATTAGAAATGTACTCATAGTTGTCACCCGTTACTTGTTGAGGTAAGGCTTGAACGCGCTTGATGCGATTTCATCAAACCCATCTTCTGTTTTTACAATAATAAACGCTGGAATACCATTTTGCTCGGCAACTTCCAGTGCTTGCTCTTCACCCAGTACCATCAAGCCCGTCGCTAAGCCGTCTGCTGTCATAGAAGACTTATCAAGAACCGTCACTGACACCACTTTGTTGTTGATAGGCTTGCCCGTTTTCGGGTCGATAATGTGTGAGTAGCGAACACCGTCTTGCTCAAAGTAATTACGGTAGTCGCCTGATGTAGCGATCGCCATATCACCTGGCTCAATGATTTCTTGAACACTACGTTCATCCGTCGCTGGTTTTTCAATCGCGATACGCCATTTCACGCCTTCACGGTTAAGACCTTTCAAGCGCATCTCACCACCGACTTCAACCATATAATCTTGAACGCCGATACGCTCTAGATATTCAGCGAGAACATCGACTCCCCAGCCTTTTGCAATCGTCGACAAATCCACATACAGACCATGCAGATTTTTCTTTAACGTCGTGTCAGTTGCAGAGAGATGCTGAATGCCCGTTTGCGCTTTGCGCTCTGCAAGCTGCTTAGCCGTTGGTACGACTTCTGGACGCGCCTCCGGTCCAAAGCCCCAAAGGTTAACCAAAGGTCCTACCGTAACGTCCAAAGCACCTAATGTTACTTCATTGAGACGAATAGCTTCTTTCACCACAATCGCGGTTTGTTTCGATACAGGAAATGCCTCTGTGCCGTAGAAACGGTTGAAGCGGCTCAACTCAGAATCTTGGCGATAAGTCGACATTTGGTCGTTCACCTGTTCTAGTAAGCGATTAAGCTCTGCCTGAATGGTTTCCGGTTTTGGGCTATGGTCGGTCGCAATGTATTTCACATTATAAATCGTCCCCATTGTCGGGCCGCTCAAATGCACTTGCTCACGATTGTTACCACAAGCGGTTAGAAGTACCGCAGCTAGCATTACGGCTAGCACTAATTTCAACTGTTTCGTTAGATGAAACTTAGTTAGATGAAACATGCCTTTACTCACCTAATGAATTTAAAATACTTACGTTTGCCACAGCTATTGATGTTGTCGCAAATGAAAGCACTCTGTCTATATCGATTTAAAAACAAATGGCCGGCTCCCATGAACCAGCCATGTTCTTTACTTCAATAAAGATTAACCACCGAAGTCATCTAGAAGGATGTTTTCATCTTCTACACCAAGATCTTTCAGCATGCCGATTACAGCCGCGTTCATCATTGGTGGACCACACATGTAGTATTCACAATCTTCTGGCGCTTCGTGATCTTTGAGGTAGTTCTCATAGATTACGTTGTGGATGAAGCCTGTGTAACCATCCCAGTTATCTTCTGGCATTGGGTCAGACAGTGCTACGTGCCACTGGAAGTTATCGTTCTCAGCTTGTAGGCCATCGAAATCTTCTACGTAGAACATTTCACGGCGAGAACGAGCACCATACCAGAATGACATCTTACGCTTAGAGTTCAGACGCTTAAGCTGGTCAAAGATGTGCGAACGCATTGGTGCCATACCAGCACCACCACCGATGAAGACCATCTCGTTGTCAGTCTCTTTCGCGAAGAACTCACCAAATGGTCCAGAAATCGTACACTTGTCACCTTCTTTCAGTGACCAGATGAACGAAGACATGATACCAGGTGGTACATCAGGATTATTAGGCGGCGGCGTAGCGATACGCACGTTCAGCATAATAATACCTTCTTCTTCTGGGTAGTTAGCCATTGAGTATGCACGAATGCACTCTTCGTTAACGACAGACTCATAGCGGAACAGGTTAAACTTGTCCCAATCTTCACGGTACTCTTCTGGTACGTCGAAGTCAGAGTATTTAACGTGGTGAGCAGGCGCTTCAATCTGGATGTAACCACCAGCACGGAAAGGTACCGATTCGCCATCAGGGATTTGTAGCTTAAGCTCTTTGATGAATGTCGCTTTGTTATCGTTAGAGATAACAGAACATTCCCACTTTTTAACGCCGAAGATCTCTTCTGGAAGCTCGATGTCCATGTCAGTCTTCATTGCTACCTGACACGCTAGACGCTCACCTTCACGTGCTTCACCTTTAGAGATATGGTCAAGCTCGGTTGGTAGAATGTCACCACCGCCAGATTTCACTTTTACGCGACACTGACCACAAGAGCCACCGCCACCACAAGCAGATGATACGAATACGCCAGCGCCGGCTAGTGCATTCAACAGTTTGCCACCTGGTTGTGTGGTGATCGCGAGATCAGGGTTTTCGTTTACAGAGATCGTGATGTCGCCTGTTGGTACTAGCTTAGATTTGGCGAACAAAATCACCAAAACTAGGGCTAGAACAATCAGCGTAAACATCACTACACCAAGAATAATGTCCATTGACTATTCCTTATACCTTACAGTTGAACACCAGAGAATGACATGAAGCCCAGTGCCATCAGACCTACCGTGATGAACGTGATACCAAGACCACGAAGACCAGGAGGAACGTCAGAGTACTTCATCTTCTCTCGGATACCTGCTAGCGCAACGATAGCTAGCATCCAACCCACACCAGAACCAAAGCCGTATACGACAGATTCTGCAAAGTTGTAATCACGCTGTACCATGAATGATACGCCACCAAAGATCGCACAGTTCACCGTGATTAGCGGTAGGAAGATACCCAGTGCGTTATACAAAGGTGGGAAGAAGCGGTCTAGTACCATCTCTAGGATTTGTACTAGCGCTGCGATTACACCGATAAAGGTAATAAAGTTCAAGAAGCTAAGATCGACACCAGCTACTAAAGCATTTTCTCTTAGAACTAGGTTGTACAATAGGTTGTTCACTGGAACCGCAACGGTAAGAACAACGATAACTGCTACACCTAGACCAAAAGAGGTCTTAACTTTCTTAGATACGGCCAAAAATGTACACATACCTAAGAAGAAAGAAAGCGCCAAGTTTTCAATGAAGATCGATTTAACGAGTAGACTAATATAATGTTCCATGACTACCTTACTCCTTCGCTTCTACTTGTGCTGGCTTAAAGATACGAATTGCCCAAATCATAAAGCCGATTAGGAAGAACGCTGAAGGTGCTAGAAGCATCATACCGTTTGGCTGATACCAACCTCCGTTACTCACTAGTGGCAATACTTCCATGCCAAATAGCTTACCAGAACCTAGAAGTTCGCGGAAAAACGCAACAGTTAGCAGCACAAAACCATAACCTAGACCATTACCGATGCCATCAATGAATGACGGTAGAGGTGCAGACTTCATTGCGTACGCTTCAGCACGACCCATTACAATACAGTTAGTAATGATCAAGCTAACGAATACTGAAAGCTGCTTTGAAATGTCGTAAAGATACGCTTTCAACACCTGGTCAACCACGATTACCAGTGAAGCGATAATCGCCATCTGCACGATGATACGCACACTATTTGGCATGTGGTTACGAATAAGAGAAACAAACAGGTTAGACAATGCAGTTACAAAAATAACCGCAACCGTCATAACAAATGCTGTCTCAAGTTTGGTGGTCACTGCCAATGCAGAACAAACACCAAGAACCTGAAGCGCAATCGGGTTGTTATCCAACACTGGTGCGAGCAAGCTCTTCTTCATTTCTTTAGCATCAGCCATTAGTTTAGACCTCCGTCACGAACGTTTGCTAGGAAAGGACCAAAGCCCATGTCACCCAACCAGAAGTCGAAAGTACCTTGAACGCCATTTGCAGTCAGTGTTGCACCAGATAGGCCATCAACACCGTGCTCAGAACCTTCTGGAGCACCACCTTTAACGATCTTAATTGCTGGTTTGAAGTTCTCATCGAAGAGTTTCTTACCAACAAATTGTGAACGCCACGTTGGGTTCTCAACTTCACCACCAAGTCCAGGGGTTTCGCCTTGCTCGTAGTAAGTAATACCGTTAACAGTATTACCATCAGTTTGTACTGCTACGAACGCGTACATCATTGACCAAAGGCCGTTGCCATGTACCGGTAGAATCACACTCGTGACTTCGCCACCCTGTTTAACTAGGTAAACAGTACCAACGTTTGCACGACGAAGAATTTTCGCTTTGTCTTCATCTGCGGTAAGACGAACTGACTGATCTGGATCTTTAGCAGCGCGACGCTGGTCATATGCTTCAGCGTTACCGTCAACGAACTCACCTGTTTCAAAATCAACCAAACGAGGTTCGATGAACTCATGATATAAGTCTGCAACAGAGCCTTCAGCGGTAATACCAGCTACGTCGACAATTTTAGACTGCTTATCTAATTTCGCATTAGCAACCTGTTTATCTTTTAGAAAGACTGCAGCGGTCGATACAACGATTGAGCAAACTAGGCTCAACGCGATAACAACAAACAGCGTCTTTTTAATGCTATCGTTATTACTTGCCATAGCGAGCTTCTCTCCGTTTGATGTTCTTCTCGATCACGAAGTGGTCGAATAGAGGTGCGAACAGGTTAGCAAATAGAATTGCTAGCATCATACCTTCTGGGTAAGCCGGGTTGACTACACGGATCATGACACACATTGCGCCAATCAAAATACCGTATGCCCATTTACCATTGTTAGTAAACGATGCCGATACTGGGTCTGTTGCCATAAAGAACATACCGAATGCAAAACCACCCAGTACTAGGTGCCAGTGCCAAGGCATAGCAAACAGAGCATTTGTGTCAGAACCAACAACATTAAACAGCGTTGCTACCGCAACCATGCCGATCATTACACCCGCAATAATGCGCCAAGACGCTATGCCCATGTACACGATCATTGCCGCACCAATCATAAGTGCTAGCGTTGATACTTCACCAATAGAACCAGGAATGTTACCGATGAACGCGTCCATCCAAGTGATTGTTTGGCCGGTGATGTTGTTGATTAGTGCGCCTTCGCCGCCTTGTGCCCATTGGCTAAGAGCCGTTGCACCAGAGAAGCCGTCAGCTGCAACCCATACCACGTCACCCGAGATTTGCGCTGGGTAAGCGAAGAATAAGAAAGCACGACCAGCAAGTGCTGGGTTAAGGAAGTTACGACCCGTACCACCAAAGATTTCTTTTGCAACAACAACACCAAAGGTAATACCTAGTGCAGCTTGCCAAAGTGGAAGTGTTGGTGGAACGATCAATGCGAAAAGAATAGAAGTTACAAAGAAACCTTCGTTAACTTCGTGCTTACGCACCATACAGAACAACACTTCCCAGAAACCACCAACAATAAACACTGTTGCGTAGATAGGCAGGAAGTAAGTTGCACCTAGAATCATCTTACTGCCCCAACCCGCGTCGGTACCTAGCGTGCCGCCAATACCTTGAGTTAGCCAGTAGTGCCAGTTACCATCGATAACACCCGCAAGCTCTGCGCCAGTGTAAAGATGGTTAAGTGCCATAACCGCTTGGTTACCCGCATTGTACATACCCCAGAACATTGCTGGGAATACTGCGAACCAAACCATGATCATGATGCGTTTTAGGTCAACGCTATCACGGACATGCGAGCTGCGCTTCGTGACAAGACCCGGCGTGTAGAATAGCGTTGCCGCTGCTTCGTACAGTGCAAACCATCTTTCATGTTTGCCACCTGGCTCGAAGTGATGCTCGATATCCTCGATGAATTTCTTAAGCATGGGATTACCCTTCCTTCTCAATCTTGTCTAGGCACTCACGTAGGAGTAGACCGTATTCGTACTTACCTGGACAAACAAAGGTGCATAGCGCCATATCTTCTTCATCCAGTTCAAGAGCACCAAGACGCTGAGCGCTGTCTAGGTCACCTGCACATAGATCACGAAGTAATAACGTAGGCTCCATATCTAGAGGCATTACTTTTTCGTAGTTGCCGATTGGAACCATTGCACGATCACTACCATTGGTTGTGGTTGTCATGTTGAACAACTGACCTTTGAATAGGTGACCAAGGAATGATTTGGTGATTGAGAACTTGTTCTTACCAGGCGTTGCCCAGCCAAATAGTTCCTTCTCACGACCTTCACGAAGTACAGACACTTGCTGGTGGTAACGACCTAGATAGGCGTGTGGACCAGTAGCATGAGTACCAGAAAGCACAGAACCAGAAATGATTCGAACTTCACCAGGCATCAACTCGTTATCTGTTACATCTTCTAGGCTAGCGCCAATCTGAGTTCTAACCAAACGAGGGTTATTGACTACAGGGCCAGCTAGAGACACAACGCGATCCGTATACAATTCACCTGTAGTGAAAAGCTTACCGAATGCAATCACATCTTGATAATTGATGCTCCAAGCAACGTTGTTCGCGCCGACTGGATATAGGAAATGCATGTGAGTGCCTACTAGGCCTGCTGGATGCGGACCATTGAAGACATGCTCTTCGACATTGGATTGAGTTGAGCGAGGAAGACTAGTGCCTGATTTGCAGACATACACTTTACCGTCTGTCAGTTTCGACAGTAGGTCAAGACCTGCAACAAACGCGTCTTTTTGCTCGTTGATAATCAATTCAGGCTCTGCTGCTAGTGGATTCGTATCCATAGCAGTCACGAAAATCGCTTGAGTCGTAGAATCGATCGCCGGAACCTTGCTGAACGGACGAGTACGCAACGCAGTCCACATACCAGACTCAACCAATTGAGTTTTGATCACGTCGCGATCAAGACCCGCTAGTTGGTCAGCTGTGTAGCTATCGAAAGTAACTTGCTCGTCGCCTGCCACTTCAATCACAACGGATTGTAGGACACGCTTCGCGCCACGGTTAACTTCAATAACCTTACCGCTTGCTGGAGAAGTAAACTTAACGCCTGGGTTCTTTTTGTCTTCAAAAACAACCTGACCTTTTTTCACTTCATCACCAACGCGAACATGCATCGTTGGACGCATACCCACGTACTCTTCGCCAAGCAAGGCGACTTTAGTGATGGACTTACCATCATTAATCACCTGGGAAGGAGTTCCTGCGATAGGAAGATCCAAACCCTTCTTTATTGTAATCATACGCACTTGCACTACTTTTATCGGGAAAAAGATTCTTTTAAATTGCGTAACATTTAGACACGACATTGAGTGTCTGGCTCTGGCTTCTTTTTTGGCCAAAGCAGCAACATCACTTTAACAATCTCGTCATGGGATCGATGCGAGATTTTTCTGGAGCGGTAGTTTAGCATCTTTTACAAAGGGTATGCCACGACCAATCCCAGCAATAGCCGCTTTATTTGGAAACTTTTGCTACATCTGGGGTTGCGAATATGTGTAACTTTGACCAAACGCACAAACTGCTATTAATGCTTTTAAAAATAAGCAATTGGCTTTTTCACAATCTGAAACATTCACCATCATCAAAATCACATAACATTATATGTTGATACGCTGTTAATTATTTACCCCCAAAGAGGTAGGCAAAGTCGCGACTTTACCAGAACAAATTGACGGTGATTATCAGTAAACCCTTACCTTGTTGCTAAACTGTGTCCTAAGTATCTATTGTTGGTACCGCATCACTAAACAGGTATGCCGTTACTTACCGCTACCAGCACAATTTGGACTAGCGGGGGCAAGTTGGTTCTCTTCGTTCCACTCTTCAGGAGTGTAGGTGTGAATCGCTAAGGCATGCACCGAACCTGCGAGCTCTTCGGCAAGCACAGTATTGACCTTACGATGCCGAGTAATAAGACGCTCGCTAGAAAAATCTTCACTGACGATAATGACCTTAAAGTGACTTTCTGAGCCTGGCGGGACATTATGCGTGTGACTTTCATTGCGAACATCGAGATGTGTTGGATGGAAAGCTTGATGGAGCTTGTGCTCGATAGATTGTTGAATCATCTTACTTCCTTGGGCTGAAACCGACATTTATTTTTATATTGTCGGTAAAGTATATACTTTACTTAATCAATAATCTTCCCTTAAATCACATTCTGCTTGGCTTAGTTGAGAGGATTTTGTCAAAATACAACCATTGTCACCAATTCAAGAAATTATGAAAACTGAACTGAACCTACTTGAGCGCAGCTACTCGCTTTTTCGCTACCCAAAACTTGCCAATGAGCAGCTCCAAGCATGGGATGCGGGTGACGAGTATCTGATTCAACACGTTGAAGAGCTCGCTTTGCCCAAGTCATCGAATATTCTGATCCTCAACGATAACTTTGGAGCCCTTAGCTGTTGGTTTAGTAAAGAGCATAAGGTGACTACCGTCACGGATTCTTTTGTTTCCCTGCAAGGTATCAAAAGCAACTTGTCGGCCAACCAACTCAGTGGAGTGACCCTTCTCAATTCTACGGATGCATGGCCAAGTGACATCGACCTCGTGCTGATGCAAATCCCACGCAATAATCGCTACTTAACTTGGCAGTTAGACCAACTTGCCCAAAAGTACGCAGGCCGCTGCCAGCTAATTGCGGTGAATAAAGCGAAAGAGATCCACTCCTCAACACTGAAACTGTTTGAGAAGTTTGCAGGCTCCACCACGACCTCGCTGGCGTGGAAAAAACACCGCCTAGTGTTTACTGAGCTATCTCGTGCTGCACAAAAACCCGCTGTGGAGGCCTATACGACTTGGCCGGTTGAAGGACACGAGCTAACTCTTGCGAACTTACCCAATGTTTACTCCGGTGAAAGCTTGGATTTGGGCGCTCGCTTCATGTTAGAACATCTATCCAAACTCGATGCGGACAATAAAGATGTCGTCGACCTTGGCTGTGGCAATGGCGTTTTATCGATAAAACTCAAGCAGCTTTCCCCAACCGCTCGCATTACTGCGGTCGATGAGAGTTTTATGGCATCAGCCTCGGCAAAACATAACTTTAAACTTAATCAGTTAGACGACGCTCAATGCAAGTTCATCACGAACAATTGCTTGGATGGCTTTGAAGCGGCCTCACAAGATCGTGTCATCTGCAACCCACCCTTCCATCAACAGCAAGCCGTCACCGATCACATCGCTTGGCAAATGTTCTGTGATGCAAAGCATGTTCTTCGCCCTAAAGGCGAATTAATGGTTATCGGCAATCGTCACCTAGGCTACGATAAAAAACTGACGCGTCTCTTTGGCAAGCACAATGTTAAGCTTGTCGCCTCCAATGCCAAATTTGTTATTTTACAGGCAACTAAGTAAAGATTGAGTCATAGTTGTCTCTAGGCAACGTGCATAAAAATAAGAATTCGCTATGATGCCAGCCATCGCTCGGTTTGGCTTCAATAGTATTAGAGTGTGAAAAGGAATCATTAATGAAAAAGCTCGTTTTAGCGGCTTCCGTCGTACTGCTTGCTGCATGTGCAAGCCCTCAACAAGAACAAGTCAATTTTGCGCCTAAAGCGACAACTAGTGCCGCTAAAGTCGTCGAAAACAAATCGATGTCACTCTCTAGTAAAG
The Vibrio sp. CB1-14 DNA segment above includes these coding regions:
- the nqrE gene encoding NADH:ubiquinone reductase (Na(+)-transporting) subunit E, producing the protein MEHYISLLVKSIFIENLALSFFLGMCTFLAVSKKVKTSFGLGVAVIVVLTVAVPVNNLLYNLVLRENALVAGVDLSFLNFITFIGVIAALVQILEMVLDRFFPPLYNALGIFLPLITVNCAIFGGVSFMVQRDYNFAESVVYGFGSGVGWMLAIVALAGIREKMKYSDVPPGLRGLGITFITVGLMALGFMSFSGVQL
- a CDS encoding NADH:ubiquinone reductase (Na(+)-transporting) subunit D, whose protein sequence is MADAKEMKKSLLAPVLDNNPIALQVLGVCSALAVTTKLETAFVMTVAVIFVTALSNLFVSLIRNHMPNSVRIIVQMAIIASLVIVVDQVLKAYLYDISKQLSVFVSLIITNCIVMGRAEAYAMKSAPLPSFIDGIGNGLGYGFVLLTVAFFRELLGSGKLFGMEVLPLVSNGGWYQPNGMMLLAPSAFFLIGFMIWAIRIFKPAQVEAKE
- a CDS encoding Na(+)-translocating NADH-quinone reductase subunit C, with protein sequence MASNNDSIKKTLFVVIALSLVCSIVVSTAAVFLKDKQVANAKLDKQSKIVDVAGITAEGSVADLYHEFIEPRLVDFETGEFVDGNAEAYDQRRAAKDPDQSVRLTADEDKAKILRRANVGTVYLVKQGGEVTSVILPVHGNGLWSMMYAFVAVQTDGNTVNGITYYEQGETPGLGGEVENPTWRSQFVGKKLFDENFKPAIKIVKGGAPEGSEHGVDGLSGATLTANGVQGTFDFWLGDMGFGPFLANVRDGGLN
- a CDS encoding NADH:ubiquinone reductase (Na(+)-transporting) subunit B, giving the protein MLKKFIEDIEHHFEPGGKHERWFALYEAAATLFYTPGLVTKRSSHVRDSVDLKRIMIMVWFAVFPAMFWGMYNAGNQAVMALNHLYTGAELAGVIDGNWHYWLTQGIGGTLGTDAGWGSKMILGATYFLPIYATVFIVGGFWEVLFCMVRKHEVNEGFFVTSILFALIVPPTLPLWQAALGITFGVVVAKEIFGGTGRNFLNPALAGRAFLFFAYPAQISGDVVWVAADGFSGATALSQWAQGGEGALINNITGQTITWMDAFIGNIPGSIGEVSTLALMIGAAMIVYMGIASWRIIAGVMIGMVAVATLFNVVGSDTNALFAMPWHWHLVLGGFAFGMFFMATDPVSASFTNNGKWAYGILIGAMCVMIRVVNPAYPEGMMLAILFANLFAPLFDHFVIEKNIKRREARYGK
- a CDS encoding Na(+)-translocating NADH-quinone reductase subunit A, with the protein product MITIKKGLDLPIAGTPSQVINDGKSITKVALLGEEYVGMRPTMHVRVGDEVKKGQVVFEDKKNPGVKFTSPASGKVIEVNRGAKRVLQSVVIEVAGDEQVTFDSYTADQLAGLDRDVIKTQLVESGMWTALRTRPFSKVPAIDSTTQAIFVTAMDTNPLAAEPELIINEQKDAFVAGLDLLSKLTDGKVYVCKSGTSLPRSTQSNVEEHVFNGPHPAGLVGTHMHFLYPVGANNVAWSINYQDVIAFGKLFTTGELYTDRVVSLAGPVVNNPRLVRTQIGASLEDVTDNELMPGEVRIISGSVLSGTHATGPHAYLGRYHQQVSVLREGREKELFGWATPGKNKFSITKSFLGHLFKGQLFNMTTTTNGSDRAMVPIGNYEKVMPLDMEPTLLLRDLCAGDLDSAQRLGALELDEEDMALCTFVCPGKYEYGLLLRECLDKIEKEG
- the bolA gene encoding transcriptional regulator BolA, giving the protein MIQQSIEHKLHQAFHPTHLDVRNESHTHNVPPGSESHFKVIIVSEDFSSERLITRHRKVNTVLAEELAGSVHALAIHTYTPEEWNEENQLAPASPNCAGSGK